From the genome of Amia ocellicauda isolate fAmiCal2 chromosome 14, fAmiCal2.hap1, whole genome shotgun sequence, one region includes:
- the LOC136767915 gene encoding zona pellucida sperm-binding protein 3 — MYFQATGYFATEGQRLFIQSCYATASPDRHSKPRFTVIDNFGCLVDSKADGCQSRFVPYTRKDVLRFTIDAFLFQKTLSEHGMTELYMHCTMTVAEHVTPGAKSCTYNRKAQRWEELYGNHAVCVCCDSRCSGDRAEAQRSGLVTSHLLPLEHPGAKMDSAEGAHRSGEEGSPILEPHAEGEARQVDSHPEESAAVEVHSWDVSEEGPVASEDYAAELFKGEGESWASFQEEDEDDEREEFHREETEEEDEDEDERFPV, encoded by the exons ATGTACTTCCAGGCCACAGGCTACTTTGCCACTGAAGGGCAGCGGCTGTTCATCCAGTCCTGCTATGCCACGGCCTCTCCAGATCGGCACTCCAAGCCCAGGTTCACCGTGATTGACAACTTTGG GTGCCTGGTAGACAGCAAGGCTGATGGGTGCCAGTCCAGGTTCGTGCCGTACACGAGGAAGGACGTTCTCCGCTTCACCATCGACGCCTTCCTGTTTCAGAAGACCCTGTCCGAG CATGGGATGACTGAGCTGTACATGCACTGCACCATGACTGTGGCAGAACATGTGACTCCAGGCGCCAAATCCTGCACCTACAACCGAAAAGCTCAAAG GTGGGAGGAGCTGTATGGGAaccatgctgtgtgtgtgtgctgtgactcCAGGTGTTCTGGGGACCGGGCAGAAG CTCAGAGGAGTGGCCTAGTGACCAGTCACCTGCTGCCCTTGGAGCATCCTGGTGCTAAAATGGACTCGGCGGAAGGAGCCCATAGATCAGGGGAAGAAGGGAGCCCCATCCTGGAACCGCATGCTGAAGGAGAAGCTAGGCAAGTGGACTCTCACCCAGAGGAATCTGCAGCGGTAGAGGTGCATTCCTGGGATGTCTCTGAAGAGGGACCCGTGGCATCGGAAGACTATGCAGCTGAACTGTTTAAAGGTGAGGGGGAGTCTTGGGCGAGCTTtcaggaggaggatgaggatgatgAGCGAGAGGAGTTCCATAGGGAGGagacagaggaggaggatgaggatgaggatgaacGATTCCCAGTGTAA